In Trichoderma atroviride chromosome 2, complete sequence, one DNA window encodes the following:
- a CDS encoding uncharacterized protein (EggNog:ENOG41~SECRETED:SignalP(1-22)), translating into MQFIQAIFILILLGFRAHATSAVSRTLTLWAWGDCSGNAAFCHDIVPGACCHGEHLIAGFTCEDCVKQDIVAGREEDDGTCGADFVTVRGWVCARSNKRLYGSSWHYDSQKDAVTGKAPACTRSVRADVLKIGEKWFYLVDDMPEDDVKALWDIWGLNSLVEIPENFLKYEGEEPQGRGVVAEL; encoded by the coding sequence ATGCAATTCATTCAAGccatttttattcttatacTGCTTGGTTTCCGGGCCCACGCTACGTCCGCAGTTAGCAGAACACTGACTCTCTGGGCCTGGGGCGACTGCAGCGGCAATGCTGCCTTCTGCCACGACATAGTCCCAGGCGCATGCTGCCACGGCGAACATCTGATTGCCGGTTTTACTTGCGAGGACTGCGTCAAGCAAGACATCGTTGCCGGCCGCGAAGAGGACGACGGGACGTGCGGAGCAGACTTCGTCACCGTAAGAGGCTGGGTTTGCGCCAGGTCGAACAAGAGGCTGtacggcagcagctggcacTATGATTCGCAAAAGGACGCCGTCACGGGGAAAGCACCGGCTTGCACTCGGAGCGTGCGCGCGGACGTTTTGAAGATTGGGGAGAAATGGTTTTACTTGGTAGACGACATGCCTGAGGATGATGTGAAGGCGCTTTGGGATATATGGGGTCTGAATTCTTTGGTAGAGATACCCGAGAATTTTTTGAAGtatgagggagaagagccaCAGGGACGTGGCGTGGTCGCTGAGCTTTAG
- a CDS encoding uncharacterized protein (EggNog:ENOG41~TransMembrane:5 (o20-42i54-74o80-99i106-128o140-161i)) yields the protein MSLDLEKHLTFYGAYHHNSVNVAIHMICVPLLLVSGFALATYTGTIVHTPSWATVPYLDLNLGTIGAFLYAALYLLLEPVAGFVLAAFCLGSTAFVNSWHLRDPTLTFQVALGVHIVCWIAQFIGHGAFEGRAPALMDNLVQAIFLAPMFVWLEMLFKLGYRRELQARVEKAVVKEIAKFEAASKNGKAN from the exons ATGTCGCTGGACCTGGAAAAGCACTTGACGTTT TATGGCGCATACCATCACAACAGCGTCAATGTGGCCATTCATATGATCTGCgtgcctctgctgctcgtATCAGGATTTGCTTTG GCCACGTATACGGGTACAATCGTTCACACGCCCAGCTGGGCAACCGTCCCATATCTGGATCTCAATCTGGGCACCATCGGAGCTTTCCTCTACGCAGCGCTGTATCTGCTGTTAGAGCCGGTAGCGGGCTTTGTTTTGGCTGCTTTCTGTCTCGGTAGCACGGCATTCGTCAACTCATGGCACCTTCGTGATCCCACTTTGACCTTCCAGGTCGCTCTTGGAGTTCACATCGTTTGCTGGATCGCGCAGTTCATTGGCCATGGAGCTTTCGAGGGTCGCGCCCCTGCTCTGATGGACAATCTCGTCCAAGCCATCTTCCTGGCGCCCATGTTTGTCTGGCTAGAGATGCTCTTCAAGCTGGGGTACCGACGAGAGCTTCAGGCTCGTGTCGAGAAAGCTGTAGTGAAGGAGATTGCCAAGTTCGAAGCCGCATCAAAGAATGGCAAGGCCAATTAA
- a CDS encoding uncharacterized protein (EggNog:ENOG41), whose protein sequence is MAQKCVRQGCGKEYTDPEEECHYHPGPPVFHEGQKGWKCCKPRVLTFDEFMDIPPCTTGTHSTTEKPPPVEEKPQIDEAALAKKIEEASVSAPARLPIQPAQHIPTPPPPPPDSEDDDSSLDIPDGAECRRKGCTIKYKKGSAREGEECVHHPGVPIFHEGSKGYSCCKRRVLEFDQFMKMEGCKTKDKHLFVGSGKKDTPESGSEEILTTVRHDFYQTSTQVIASYFLKKIKKETAKVDFKGKELDLDLTTSDPTPKRYTATVPLFGEIDTEKSSFKILGTKLELILVKADGASWPVLRSDEQLTGEILQIGRAGKV, encoded by the exons ATGGCGCAAAAGTGTGTCCGCCAGGGCTGCGGCAAAGAATATACTGACCCAGAAGAGGAGTGTCATTACCACCCTGGTCCACCTGTCTTTCACGAGGGGCAGAAAG GATGGAAGTGCTGCAAGCCGCGAGTATTGACTTTCGACGAATTCATGGACATTCCTCCTTGTACGACGGGCACACATTCAACCACTGAAAAGCCCCCTCCCGTGGAAGAGAAGCCTCAGATCGACGAAGCTGCCCtggcaaagaagattgaagaggccAGTGTATCCGCGCCGGCTCGATTGCCGATCCAACCAGCACAGCACATTCCCAcacctcctccgccgccccCAGATTCCGAGGATGACGATTCGAGCTTGGACATTCCTGACGGAGCTGAGTGCCGCCGAAAGGGATGCACCATCAAATACAAGAAGGGGTCtgcaagagaaggagaagaatgcGTGCACCACCCTGGTGTACCAATTTTCCACGAGGGCAGCAAGGGGTATTCATGCTGCAAGAGGAGGGTGCTAGAGTTTGACCAGTTtatgaagatggagggctGTAAGACAAAGGACAAGCATCTATTTGTCGGCAGCGGGAAGAAGGACACGCCCGAGTCAGGCAGCGAAGAGATTTTGACCACAGTTAG GCACGACTTCTACCAGACTTCTACACAGGTCATTGCGTCATatttcttgaagaagatcaagaaggAGACGGCCAAGGTCGATTTCAAGGGAAAAGAGCTCGATTTGGACCTTACGACCAGCGATCCCACGCCCAAGCGATATACGGCAACCGTGCCGCTATTTGGCGAAATCGACACGGAAAAATCGTCATTCAAGATTCTCGGCACGAAGCTGGAGCTTATTCTTGTCAAGGCTGAtggagcttcttggccgGTTCTGCGAAGCGATGAGCAGCTGACGGGTGAGATTCTCCAGATAGGCCGGGCTGGCAAAGTATAG